TCCCTCCCAGTGATGCAAAGATATTTCCTGAGTATATTCTTCCAATGCTTTCTATGCTTCCTGATGATCCAGAGGAAAGTGTGAGAATATGCTATGCCAGCAACATTTCTAAGTTGGCAGTAACAGCTTTTGGATTCTTTATACATTCAATAAGCTTGAGTGAGGCAGGTGTTCTCGATGAATTGAGCTCGCTGCCAAAGCCATCAATATCATCCAGTCAGACCTCTGGAAAAGTCAAGAGGATAAATAGTGATGTTCAACTTGTGCAGCTTAGGAAATCAATTGCAGAAGTTGTCCAAGAACTTGTAATGGGACCAAAGCAAACACCAAATATTAGGAGAGCACTTCTTCGTGACATTGGTAAACTATGCTTTTTCTTTGGTGTGAGACAGAGTAATGACTTTCTCTTACCTATCCTGCCTGCTTTCTTAAATGACCGAGATGAGCAGTTAAGGACAGTATTCTATGAGAAGATTGTTTATGTCTGTTTTTTCGTGGGCCAAAGAAGTGTAGAAGAATATCTATTGCCTTACATTGAGCAGGCTTTAAGTGACACAACAGAATCTGTCATTGTTAAAGCCTTAGATTGTCTGACTGTTCTTTGCAAAAGTGGGTTCTTCCGGAAAAGGATACTGCTTCAAATGATAGAGCGTGCCTTTCCTTTATTGTGTTACCCTAGTGCATGGGTACGAAGATCAGTTGTCTCTTTCATTGCTGCTAGCAGTGAGAGCTTGGGTGCAGTAGATTCTTATGTTTTCCTGGCTCCTGTTATACGGCCTTTCCTCCGTAGACAACCCACATCTATTGCTTCAGAGAGGGCTCTTTTGCGATGTTTGAAACCTCCTGTTTCAAGACAGGTTTTTTATGAAGTTTTGGAGAGCTCCAGGAGTTCAGACATGCtagaaaggcagaggaagattTGGTATAGTTCATCACAATCTAAACTATGGGAAATGGATCTACTTAAAAAGGGAATTGAAGAGTTGGGCTCATTAAAGAACTTGATTGACAAACAAGGTACTGAGGCTCAACAAGTTGTTGACACTGCTGCCCAACGTCCAGGGCCAAATGATTCTGACAAAGCTGAGGCAAAATTAAGAGATATGGGGGCCTTTATCCATAACGATACCAATATGGTGGGACCTCGTGATCCTCAATCCATGGAGAAGTTACAGTTTTCAGGATTTATGTCACCACATTTTAGTGGTGTAAAGAGTATGACATATGAAAAGCCGTCAGAAGGAATACCTTTGTACTCCTTTAGCATGGACAGACGGGGAATAGGAGTCCCTCCCGCAGCATCTGATTCTCCACTGCAGATGAATTCTCTGAGTGTCAGTTCATCTGCTATGCCTTGGGTTAATCCACTTAATAAGTCCTTTAATTTAGCTAGTTCAGTTCCAGCACCAAAGCTCTTTTCAGGTTCATTTAGCATCAGCAATGGTTCTAAACAGTTTCATCGAGTGGTACATGAACCAGATGGCAAGGAGAATGAAACAGCCTATGTTAATAGTACATTTCAAGATGTGGGATTATCTGCTAATATTAAAGGCAATTCAAATGCACTTGAAGATGCAACTGCACAAACTGATCTATCAGGATTTCCATCTTTTTCTAAAACATCTGTTCCGGATTCTGGCTGGAGGCCTCGAGGGGTGCTGGTTGCACATCTGCAGGAACACCGTTCAGCAGTAAATGACATAGCAATTTCTGCTGATCATAGTTTCTTCGTGAGTGCTTCCGATGATTCCACAGTGAAGATTTGGGATTCCAAAAAGCTAGAGAAGGACATATCGTTCAGGTCAAGGCTAACATATCACTTGGAGGGAAGCCGTGCACTATGTGCAGCAACACTTCCCAGTTCTGCGCAGGTAATAATCGGAGCATCTGATGGACTAATTCATATGTTTTCTGTTGATCATATTTCAAGAGGTCTAGGAAATCTTGTTGAGAAGTATTCTGGTATTGCTGATATCACAAAGAAGGATATCAAGGAAGGTGCCATAATCTGCATTTTGAATTGCCCCTTGGATAATTACAACATTATGTATAGCACCCAGAATTGTGGCATTCATCTGTGGGATACTAGGTCAAATTCCAGTAACTGGACCCTGAAATCTACTCCTGACGAGGGTTATGTTTCTTCTCTGGCATCTGGGCCGTGTGGTAATTGGTTTGTATCAGGGTCATCCAGGGGTGTAATCACTCTCTGGGATCTGAGGTTTCTTGTGCCTGTTAACTCTTGGCAGTATTCTCTTGCTTGCCCTATAGAAAAGATATGCCTCTTTCTTCCTCCAAATGCTTCTCCGCCTTCAACTGCTAGACCCCTTGTGTATGTTGCTGCTGGTTGCAATGAAGTTTCTCTTTGGAATGCAGAGAACAGTAGCTGCCACCAGGTATGAGGTTGTTTTTGTAATTGCTTATGGATGATAAAAGCAGTACGCACTAGAACAAATCCAGTCGCAGTATATGTGCCATTTAGTTGGTTTTCTAGAGAAGTTTACATCCTAAATTTTTCTCAATGGTACTTGGATCAGCTATAGTTTCTAATTTATTGTCTTGTACCTTCACAAATCTTCCTGCAGGTATTGAGGATGGCCAATTATGACGGTGATGCAGAAATGTCTGATCTTCCTTGGGCCTTGGCCAGGCCTTCAAGTAAGCCTACTTCTCAATCAGATCCGAGACGAAATGTTAATCGCAAGTATGGAGTTGATGAGCTGAATGATCCTCCTCCTCGTCTTCCTGGAATCCGTTCATTACTTCCCTTGCCTGGGGGTGATTTATTGACTGGAGGCACTGATTTAAAGATACGTCGATGGGATCATTACAGGTTTTGTGCTGAACTTAAACCTTATTTCCCTGATTTTCCGCAAAAATGGTTTCATTGAATATGTGTTTGTATCTGTTTTTGTTGCAGTCCTGACAGAAGTTACTGTATCTGTGGACCAAACATTAAAGGTGTTGGGAATGATGACTTTTATGAAACAAAATCTAGTTTTGGAGTGCAAGTTGTACAGGTATTTTACTGTATGCTTCTCCTTACAATTTCCAACTTGTTTGAATTATGGGCAGCTAATTTTCCTTTCTACTCCAACAAACAGGAGACGAAGAGACGCCCTCTTACAACCAAACTGACAACGAAGGCAATTCTATCTGCGGCTGCCACTGATCCTGCCGGTTGCCATCGTGATTCTGTTGTTTCCCTGGCTTCTGTTAAGTTAAACCAGAGACTTTTATTATCAAGTGGTAGAGATGGGGCCATCAAAGTTTGGAAGTAAATTACTATAGTTCTAGTGGCATGTTGTACAGAAGTAGTGCCAATTTATAAGGTAAGTAAAACTGTACATAAGGTCTAGGAACTAACCCATCAAAACAGTTTCCAATTTTTCAAATACTCT
The genomic region above belongs to Arachis stenosperma cultivar V10309 chromosome 5, arast.V10309.gnm1.PFL2, whole genome shotgun sequence and contains:
- the LOC130980011 gene encoding serine/threonine-protein kinase VPS15-like, giving the protein MGNKIARTTQVSATEYYLHDLPSTYNLVLKEVLCRGRFFKSIQCKHDEGLVLVKVYFKRGDSVIDLREYERRLSHIKDVFQSIEHPHVWPFQFWQETDKAAYLLRQYFFHNLHDRLSTRPFLSFVEKKWLAFQLLLAVQQSHEKGVCHGDIKCENVLITSSNWLYLADFASFKPTYIPYDDPSDFSFFFDTGGRRLCYLAPERFYEHGGEMQVAQDSPLKPSMDIFAVGCVIAELFLEGQPLFELSQLLAYRRGQFDPSQHLEKIPDLGIRKMILHMIQIEPESRLSAEGYLKEYAAVVFPTYFSPFLHDFYRCWSPLHSDMRVLLCQSAFQEILKQMMNNNSSSDVKVTSGELLEEMVAKESVSFMKDSLIRREDIGKGLLHDHYSGILRDAKKNNIPSSPRDVTGSSPNSTFPENLKYLQSSGELLQTITNTFRGNGHPFLKNITLNDLNSLMSEYDNQSDTFGMPFLQLPKDSMRCEGMVLITSLLCSCIRNVKLPHLRRAAILLLRASALYIDDEDRLQRVVPYVIAMLSDPAAIVRCAALETLCDILPLVRDFPPSDAKIFPEYILPMLSMLPDDPEESVRICYASNISKLAVTAFGFFIHSISLSEAGVLDELSSLPKPSISSSQTSGKVKRINSDVQLVQLRKSIAEVVQELVMGPKQTPNIRRALLRDIGKLCFFFGVRQSNDFLLPILPAFLNDRDEQLRTVFYEKIVYVCFFVGQRSVEEYLLPYIEQALSDTTESVIVKALDCLTVLCKSGFFRKRILLQMIERAFPLLCYPSAWVRRSVVSFIAASSESLGAVDSYVFLAPVIRPFLRRQPTSIASERALLRCLKPPVSRQVFYEVLESSRSSDMLERQRKIWYSSSQSKLWEMDLLKKGIEELGSLKNLIDKQGTEAQQVVDTAAQRPGPNDSDKAEAKLRDMGAFIHNDTNMVGPRDPQSMEKLQFSGFMSPHFSGVKSMTYEKPSEGIPLYSFSMDRRGIGVPPAASDSPLQMNSLSVSSSAMPWVNPLNKSFNLASSVPAPKLFSGSFSISNGSKQFHRVVHEPDGKENETAYVNSTFQDVGLSANIKGNSNALEDATAQTDLSGFPSFSKTSVPDSGWRPRGVLVAHLQEHRSAVNDIAISADHSFFVSASDDSTVKIWDSKKLEKDISFRSRLTYHLEGSRALCAATLPSSAQVIIGASDGLIHMFSVDHISRGLGNLVEKYSGIADITKKDIKEGAIICILNCPLDNYNIMYSTQNCGIHLWDTRSNSSNWTLKSTPDEGYVSSLASGPCGNWFVSGSSRGVITLWDLRFLVPVNSWQYSLACPIEKICLFLPPNASPPSTARPLVYVAAGCNEVSLWNAENSSCHQVLRMANYDGDAEMSDLPWALARPSSKPTSQSDPRRNVNRKYGVDELNDPPPRLPGIRSLLPLPGGDLLTGGTDLKIRRWDHYSPDRSYCICGPNIKGVGNDDFYETKSSFGVQVVQETKRRPLTTKLTTKAILSAAATDPAGCHRDSVVSLASVKLNQRLLLSSGRDGAIKVWK